The genomic DNA GATCATACGTGCAGCGCACCTCGGTGACCTGCCCCTGCTCGTCCTTCACCACGCCCGTGCACTTGACGAAGAAGGCGAAGCGCAGGCGCACCTCCTGCCCGGGCGCGAGCCGGAAGAACTTCTTGGGCGGGTTCTCCATGAAGTCGTCCTGCTCGATGTACAGCACGCGCGAGAAGGGCACCTGGCGCGAGCCCGCCGAGGGGTCCTCGGGGTTGTTCACCGCGTCGAGCATCTCCACCTGGCCCTCGGGGAAGTTCTCGATGACGAGCTTGAGCGGGCGCAGCACGCCCATCCGGCGCGGCGAGCGGCGGTTGAGGTCGTCGCGCATCGCGTTTTCCAGGCGGCCCACGTCGATGCTGGCGTCGAACTTGGTGACGCCCACGTCCTCGCAGAAGGCGCGCAGGGCCTCGGGGGTGCAGCCGCGCCGGCGCAGGCCCGACAACGTCGGCATGCGCGGATCATCCCAGCCGCGCACGTGCTTGCCCTGCACCAGCTCCAGCAGCTTGCGCTTGCTCATCACCGTGTAGGTGAGGTTGAGCCGGGAGAACTCGATCTGCTGCGGGTGGTACACGCCCAGCTCGTCCAGGAACCAGTCGTAGAGCGGCCGGTGGTTCTCGAACTCGAGCGTGCACAGCGAGTGGGTGATGCGCTCGATCGAGTCCTCGATGCCGTGCGCCCAGTCATACATCGGGTAGATGCACCACTTGTCGCCCTGGCGGTGATGGTGCGCGTGGATGATGCGGTAGAGGACCGGGTCGCGCAGGTTGAAGTTGGGCGACGCCATGTCGATCTTCGCCCGCAGGGTGCGCGCGCCATCGGGGAACTCGCCCGCGCGCATGCGGCGGAAGAGGTCCAGGTTCTCCTCCACGCTCCGGGTGCGGTAGGGGCTGTCACGGCCGGGCTCGGTGAGCGTGCCGCGGTGCTCTCGCATCTGCTCGGCGTTCAGGTCGCACACATACGCCTTGCCCTTCTGGATGAGCTGTTCGGCGTAGGCGTACATCTGCTCGAAGTAGTCCGAGGCGAAGAAGAGCCGGTCGCCCCAGTCCGCGCCCACCCACTTCACGTCCGTCAGGATGGAGTCGACGTACTCCTGCTCTTCCTTCGACGGGTTGGTGTCGTCGAATCGCATGTTGAACTGGCCGCCGTGCTCCACCGCCATGCCGTGGTTGAGGTGGATGCTCTTGGCGTGTCCGATGTGCAGGTAGCCATTGGGCTCGGGAGGAAAGCGGGTGTGCACGCGTCCGCCGAACTTCCCGGACTGGTTGTCCTCCGCGATGATCTGCCGGATGAAGTGGACGGGCTTGGACTCGGTTTCGGCCATACGGGAATCGGTCTCCTCTAGAGGGCTCACACTCGCCCAAAAGCCGGGGGGAACGAAAGAGAATCGTCCGGAATGGGGGGTGGATTCCCGGCGGGCAGGTGGGCGGGCGGCTGGTGGCGTCCAGGGAGCCCACCCCGGGCATCCCCACCGTCTCGTACCGGGGGGCGGTCGCGACCCTCGCGGGGGCATGTCATCGTTCCCGCCCTCCCCCGGTCAGGAGCCTCCGCCCATGCAACTGCGGCTCAAGTACCCCCCCACCCCCGAAGCCGCACCCAAACACGCCGCGCTCTGCGTCTGCGCGGCCCTGCTCCTCAACGACATCGAGCTGGATTACTCCGTCGAGAGCCTGGAGCTGCTGGACGGGCTCCTCGACCGTCTGCACCGGGACGGTGTCCCGGCCGAGCAGGTGGCCGAGGTGCTCTTCGCCTTCGGCTGTTACGTGGGCGAGGTCTTCGTGCGCCACGCGGGGGCCGGGTGGTGCCGGACCGAGGGCACGTCCATGGAGGGGGTGACCGGCTTTCCCCTGCTGATTCAATTGGGACCCCAGCGGTACTGCAATCCGCTGGGCAAGGTGTTCAAGCGCCTCGCCGAGGGCGGGGAGCACGCGCTGCCCTCGTTCTACGCGCTCTTTTCCCGGCGGGAGGCCCCGGCGCGGGACTTCCTGTACGACCGGCACTGAGCCCGGCCCCATTCACTTCTTGGCGGCCAGGTCCGGGGGCGCCAGTGCCTGGAGGTGAGGGGTGTCCAGGCCCGCGCTCTGGCCCATGGCCAGGTAGGTGCGCAGCATCAACCGGGTCTGCTCGCCCACCTTGGTGAAGTGGACCCGCAGGAAGGTCTCCAGGTCGACCGGCGCGACGCGGGTGGCGAGGGCCAGCGAGGCCTTGATCAGGACGGGCCGCAAGAGTGGCAGCAGGGAGGCGGGACTGGCCCCCGTGGCCCACTCGGCGATCCGCGCCGCCTCGCGCGCGGCTCCCAGCGTCCGCTCCAGGGACTCGGGCCGTAGCAGGCGCTCGAAGCTCCACCCCACCGCTTCCAGGCCGAGCACCGCGGCGCACAGCATCGCGGAGGGAATCGACGCGGCGCGCGTCACGTCCGCGTCCTCCTTCACGGGAAAGCCTCCCGCGCGCAGGGTCCGGAGGAGGGGCCACAGCCGCTCCGAGGGCCCGCTGAACAAGCCTCGGGACAGGGGCGGCATCCAGAAAGCGGTGCCCGGCCCCTTCAGGGCATCCTCGGGCGTCAGGGGCGCGTGGAAGGCGAGGAAGGGAATCATCCCGGTCACGAGCCGCTCGGCGGGAATCCATTGCAGCAGCCACTCCCGGTCATCGAGCGCGGGCTGGAGCATCACCCAGGTGGCGTCCCCGGTGCTCGCGGCCAACTTCTTCAGCCCCTCGCCCGAGCGCAGGGCCGTGGACGAGACGCACAGCCAGACCTGATCCCAGCGCTCCTTCTGGACCTCCCGCTCCGACACGAGGACGCCGAAGCCGGACAGCGGGGTGGGGGCGGGGGTGCGCTGGCGCACGCCGAGCTCGTACAGGGTGAAGCCCGCCCGGGCCTGGGCTGCGTGCTTCTCCTTCACCAGGAAGGTCACGGCGCAGCCGGCCGAGCGCAGGTAGTGCGCGAACACCTGTCCCACGGCGCCCGCGCCCACCAGCAAGACTCGAGGTTGCTCATTCGTCATGAGGGACAGCTTCTCATGCCGAGCGTCGCGCGGGGTTTTGATCGAAGTGGGCGAGGAATCTGTCGGTATCGGGCTCGAGCCCGGCCTGCCGCAGCAGGCCGGCGCCCCAGGCGACGGCCTCGGACATCCGCGACACCAGCACCTGGGGCATGGGCAGGGGTTGCAAATGGTTGACGAGGTTCATCAGCAGCCGGAGCGCCGCGGAGTCGGTGACGAAGGCGACGCCCATCATGTACGCGCGCAGCTGGGCATCGTGGGCCTTCACCCAGTCCAGCTGCATGTGCCGATGCCCCGTCGTGAACATGGTGCTCGCCTGGCGCAGGTCGTGGA from Melittangium boletus DSM 14713 includes the following:
- a CDS encoding glutamine--tRNA ligase/YqeY domain fusion protein, whose translation is MAETESKPVHFIRQIIAEDNQSGKFGGRVHTRFPPEPNGYLHIGHAKSIHLNHGMAVEHGGQFNMRFDDTNPSKEEQEYVDSILTDVKWVGADWGDRLFFASDYFEQMYAYAEQLIQKGKAYVCDLNAEQMREHRGTLTEPGRDSPYRTRSVEENLDLFRRMRAGEFPDGARTLRAKIDMASPNFNLRDPVLYRIIHAHHHRQGDKWCIYPMYDWAHGIEDSIERITHSLCTLEFENHRPLYDWFLDELGVYHPQQIEFSRLNLTYTVMSKRKLLELVQGKHVRGWDDPRMPTLSGLRRRGCTPEALRAFCEDVGVTKFDASIDVGRLENAMRDDLNRRSPRRMGVLRPLKLVIENFPEGQVEMLDAVNNPEDPSAGSRQVPFSRVLYIEQDDFMENPPKKFFRLAPGQEVRLRFAFFVKCTGVVKDEQGQVTEVRCTYDPATRGGESPDGRKVKATIHWVSAQHAVDAEVRLFDRLFNVAEPDRAPKDPKLAASFNYKQNINPNSLELISAAKLEPSLGAAQLGERFQFERLGYFNVDPDSQPGAPVFNRTVTLKDTWAKEQAKGAS
- a CDS encoding ketopantoate reductase family protein, which encodes MTNEQPRVLLVGAGAVGQVFAHYLRSAGCAVTFLVKEKHAAQARAGFTLYELGVRQRTPAPTPLSGFGVLVSEREVQKERWDQVWLCVSSTALRSGEGLKKLAASTGDATWVMLQPALDDREWLLQWIPAERLVTGMIPFLAFHAPLTPEDALKGPGTAFWMPPLSRGLFSGPSERLWPLLRTLRAGGFPVKEDADVTRAASIPSAMLCAAVLGLEAVGWSFERLLRPESLERTLGAAREAARIAEWATGASPASLLPLLRPVLIKASLALATRVAPVDLETFLRVHFTKVGEQTRLMLRTYLAMGQSAGLDTPHLQALAPPDLAAKK